The proteins below come from a single Desulfovibrio sp. Huiquan2017 genomic window:
- a CDS encoding transporter substrate-binding domain-containing protein, with amino-acid sequence MKRLVTLCLLLLSASAAWAGTPLRFATNEDLAPYSMVIDGVPTGIDVDVFTEAARRAGLDIEIKAYPLKTVLAMVRDGRCSGAITLFRNAERDGYALFLDSAPVHYSDYVLFTKVGDRFPFNGYDDLKGKVIGLTVGLDLGPEFAAARAKGDMLVKEYPDQRAILAGLLGGEIDAFAGNIDVTYYRLKDMGLTSSVVYLPHKLLTDKPSYAVLSRAANLPDGDGIAQALETALDQMNRDGTYNTIARRYLLRF; translated from the coding sequence ATGAAAAGACTCGTGACCCTCTGCCTGCTGCTTCTCTCCGCCTCCGCCGCCTGGGCCGGGACCCCCCTTCGCTTCGCGACGAATGAGGACCTTGCGCCCTACTCCATGGTCATTGACGGGGTGCCCACCGGCATCGACGTGGATGTTTTCACCGAGGCCGCCCGTCGGGCCGGATTGGATATCGAAATCAAGGCCTATCCCTTGAAAACCGTCCTCGCCATGGTCCGGGACGGCCGGTGCAGCGGGGCCATCACCCTGTTCCGCAACGCCGAACGCGACGGCTACGCCTTGTTCCTGGACTCCGCCCCGGTTCATTACAGCGATTACGTGCTCTTCACCAAGGTCGGCGACCGCTTTCCCTTCAATGGATACGACGATCTGAAGGGCAAGGTCATCGGCCTGACCGTCGGCCTGGATCTCGGCCCGGAGTTCGCGGCCGCCCGCGCCAAGGGCGACATGCTCGTCAAGGAGTACCCCGACCAGCGCGCCATCCTCGCCGGGCTGCTCGGCGGTGAAATCGACGCCTTCGCCGGGAACATCGACGTCACCTACTACCGCCTCAAGGACATGGGCCTGACCAGTTCCGTGGTCTACCTCCCCCACAAGCTTTTGACCGACAAGCCTTCCTACGCCGTGCTCTCCCGGGCCGCCAACCTCCCTGACGGGGACGGCATCGCCCAGGCCCTGGAAACGGCCCTCGACCAGATGAATCGGGACGGCACCTACAACACCATCGCCCGCCGCTACCTGCTGCGCTTCTAG
- a CDS encoding PAS domain-containing sensor histidine kinase, with protein MTSSKYSGKAADPAPEQADEREKLIGLGKRSISKSYYPELKSRLDELEHFRALLDRVNDAIFVVDADTGLILDISGAADSFLGCDTGHLRGLLFKDILPPHIRRHADNLFHNETKTVRMETEFFRPTCPDNSSIPVDLTLSLVSFQDRRQAIIVARDISDRKRTERALKRSHDQLELRVRERTRELDRANRAKSEFLSTVSHELRTPLTAVLGFAKITSKKLVSTIFPAVAQTADPHVKKEMEVVRKNLEIIAGEGRRLTLLINDVLDLAKMEANRVEYVMAPVQPETFIRRTVEVTSALFDDTDLSLRLDIEPDLPEVNGDTDRLMQVMVNLFSNAVKFTTRGTVTCAARLENDAVRISVTDTGMGIRPELLESIFEEFTQVGEHLSNRPTGTGLGLTICKHIVEDHGGRIWAESRIGQGSTFTFSLPVPQES; from the coding sequence ATGACCTCATCGAAATATTCAGGCAAAGCTGCTGACCCCGCCCCGGAACAGGCGGACGAGCGCGAAAAGCTCATCGGGTTGGGCAAGCGGTCCATCAGCAAGAGCTATTACCCGGAACTCAAGAGCCGTCTCGACGAGCTCGAACATTTCCGCGCCCTGCTCGACCGGGTCAACGACGCCATCTTCGTGGTGGACGCCGACACCGGCCTGATCCTGGACATCTCCGGCGCCGCCGATTCCTTTCTCGGCTGCGATACGGGCCACCTTCGGGGCCTGCTCTTCAAGGACATCCTGCCGCCGCACATCCGCCGCCATGCGGACAATCTCTTCCACAACGAGACCAAGACCGTCCGCATGGAAACGGAATTCTTCCGCCCCACCTGCCCGGATAACTCCTCGATCCCCGTGGACCTGACCCTCAGCCTGGTCTCCTTCCAGGACCGTCGCCAGGCCATCATCGTGGCCCGCGACATCAGCGATCGCAAACGCACCGAACGCGCCCTTAAACGAAGCCACGACCAACTCGAGCTCCGCGTCCGCGAGCGGACCCGCGAACTCGACCGCGCCAATCGAGCCAAATCCGAATTCCTGTCCACCGTGTCCCATGAGCTGCGCACGCCCCTGACCGCCGTGCTCGGCTTCGCCAAGATCACCAGCAAAAAGCTCGTCAGCACCATATTCCCGGCCGTGGCGCAGACCGCCGACCCACACGTGAAAAAGGAAATGGAGGTCGTCCGCAAGAACCTCGAAATCATCGCGGGCGAAGGGCGGCGGCTGACCCTGCTCATCAACGACGTCCTCGACCTGGCCAAGATGGAGGCCAACCGCGTTGAATACGTCATGGCCCCCGTCCAGCCAGAAACCTTCATCCGCCGGACCGTGGAAGTCACCTCCGCCCTGTTCGACGACACCGACCTTTCCCTTCGCCTCGACATCGAGCCCGACCTGCCCGAGGTCAACGGCGACACCGACCGGCTCATGCAGGTCATGGTCAACCTCTTCTCCAACGCCGTGAAATTCACCACCCGGGGGACCGTCACCTGCGCCGCCCGCCTTGAGAACGACGCCGTGCGCATCAGCGTGACCGATACCGGCATGGGCATTCGCCCCGAGCTGCTCGAATCCATCTTCGAAGAATTCACCCAGGTCGGCGAACACCTCTCCAACCGCCCGACAGGCACGGGACTCGGCCTGACGATCTGCAAGCACATCGTCGAGGACCACGGCGGGCGCATCTGGGCCGAAAGCCGAATCGGACAGGGCAGCACCTTCACCTTCTCACTGCCGGTGCCGCAAGAGAGCTAA
- the ercA gene encoding alcohol dehydrogenase-like regulatory protein ErcA translates to MSGTEYGQLRKFVAPEFVFGAGASLLAGQYAANLSIKKALVVTGPDLESMGCTGAVVDSLTREGVACAVFADVTPNPRHDEVMAGAEVYRREGCDSLVAVGGGSPMDCAKAIGIVCTNDRHVLEFEGVDNVERPGPPLICIPTTAGTAADISQFCIINDTNRSVKIAIVSKTMVPDVALIDPRLTLTMDAELTAHTGLDALTHAAEAFVSNAASAVTDLNALEAMRLIRKHLRHAVSRPDDMEARTGMMLASTYAGLAFSNAILGAVHAMAHSLGGLLDLPHGLCNAILLDHVIDYNFDAEPEKYRRMGVILGADIPPGTPHEEARKCTLDIIRDLKRDVGVTHTLCELGMTPEDMPLLARKALADPCMLTNPKHPTADDLIEIFRQSC, encoded by the coding sequence ATGTCCGGCACGGAATATGGACAATTACGCAAATTCGTGGCCCCGGAATTCGTCTTCGGCGCGGGCGCGTCTCTGCTGGCCGGGCAGTATGCCGCCAACCTATCCATTAAAAAGGCTTTGGTGGTCACCGGGCCGGACCTCGAATCGATGGGCTGCACCGGAGCGGTCGTGGATTCCCTGACCCGCGAGGGGGTGGCCTGTGCCGTGTTCGCGGACGTGACGCCCAACCCCCGCCACGACGAGGTCATGGCCGGGGCCGAGGTCTACCGCCGCGAAGGATGCGACTCCCTGGTGGCCGTGGGTGGCGGGTCGCCCATGGATTGCGCCAAGGCCATCGGCATCGTCTGCACCAACGACCGGCACGTGCTTGAATTCGAGGGCGTGGATAACGTGGAACGCCCGGGACCGCCGCTCATCTGCATCCCCACCACTGCGGGGACCGCCGCGGACATCTCCCAGTTCTGCATCATCAACGACACCAACCGGAGCGTCAAAATAGCCATCGTCTCCAAGACCATGGTCCCGGACGTGGCCCTCATCGACCCCCGCCTGACCCTGACCATGGACGCCGAGCTCACCGCCCACACCGGCCTGGATGCCCTGACCCACGCGGCCGAGGCCTTCGTCTCCAACGCCGCCTCGGCCGTCACCGACCTGAATGCCCTGGAGGCCATGCGGCTCATCCGCAAACACCTCCGCCACGCCGTGAGCCGTCCCGACGACATGGAGGCGCGCACCGGGATGATGCTCGCCTCCACCTACGCGGGACTGGCCTTCTCCAACGCCATACTCGGCGCGGTCCACGCCATGGCCCACAGCCTGGGCGGCCTTTTGGACCTGCCCCATGGCCTGTGCAACGCCATCCTCCTGGACCACGTCATCGACTACAATTTCGACGCGGAGCCTGAAAAATACCGGCGGATGGGCGTAATCCTCGGCGCCGACATCCCCCCGGGGACCCCGCACGAAGAAGCCAGGAAATGCACCCTGGACATCATCCGCGACCTGAAGCGGGACGTGGGCGTGACCCATACCCTGTGCGAACTGGGCATGACCCCGGAGGACATGCCCCTGCTGGCCCGGAAGGCTCTGGCGGACCCCTGCATGCTGACCAACCCCAAACACCCCACAGCCGATGACCTCATCGAAATATTCAGGCAAAGCTGCTGA
- a CDS encoding PAS domain S-box protein, with protein sequence MKQTVRSLRGSSPLLLALLALAILLAPATGRAAERKQILLLNSYHQGFGWTDEVSQGLLAVLRPRETDMTLHVEYMDTKRVEFNEHYERQLKNIYAHKYKTVHLDLILGTDNAAYEFLRRHHDELFPGVPVVFGGVNFFRPGQLEHFPLFTGVAEVLDARQTIDCALRLNPGTRTVFVVNDYTCTGRAVGASIREQLLGLTPAVNVEFCKNTGLADILDRAAKLPPDAVILLSVFNRDNTGRFYDKNEVAKAVSARAAVPVYGILDTDLGHGIVGGMLSNGQDQGRAMAQIALHVLAGGAPHEIPVVQGSVYAPKFDYAQIKRFDIDPARLPAGSTVINRPDSFYREHSAMFLGVGGLGALQFLIILALILNIVRRRRAEKELRNAHRTLEERVKERTSELRESEEILRTIFDFAYDAILIHDGHGRILEINQRTIEMFGLEDVPLSEVSLARDLSSPDNPLHTMAGIMREVLRGKPYNLEWRVRRYGESREFDVEIHLTRITYRGEEVILANVRDISARKESENAIRQNLVKFEAILENSLMGIAMSVGHRIVTINRQGAEIFGYTPEEILANSLDLLLGHYQTEDEFALAAKTALAERGEFNTEQAFRSRNGSTIWCRMYAKTVDAKDLSKGVIWAWDDVTENRKAQEDLLRTREDAEAANRAKSEFLAAMSHEIRTPMNAIVGMTEITLQTDLTDNQRDYLKTVKDSAQHLLSIINDILDLSKIEAQKLELDNVDFDLPFHIRTTIKGLEIQARQKGLDMVLEIGETVPHCVKGDPLSLRQVLVNLAGNAIKFTHRGTIAIRVRPAEGPAPDEVRTLGVAFAVEDTGIGIPHEFMDSIFQSFSQTTRAFGGTGLGLAICRQLISLMGGAISVESTVGKGSVFSFTVWFEPGFSCPLPVESDNRRPEAPVRPVRVLVAEDNDVNVMVTTLKLEDMGYTYAVAKTGLEVLDLLKREPFDLILMDIEMPVLDGISTTKAIRSAVPGGPIPDPNIPIIGVTAHALKEFRDKSLDAGMDDYVAKPVDFHELAVIINRLIGALPAPPPPDAATARPETEPLDALAPWTPDAAMEHLGVDEAIFADFLVTARSELALLCEELEQALGSGDPGKAGELAATAQSVCTAVGANAASLAAATLVSACRAENDADTAFARFQEEVRNLMKIMDE encoded by the coding sequence ATGAAACAAACGGTACGTTCCCTTCGGGGCTCAAGCCCCCTCCTGCTCGCCCTTCTGGCGCTGGCGATCCTGCTTGCGCCCGCCACGGGCCGGGCCGCGGAACGAAAACAGATTCTCCTGCTCAATTCCTACCATCAGGGCTTCGGCTGGACCGACGAGGTTTCCCAGGGCCTGCTGGCCGTGCTCCGGCCCCGCGAAACAGACATGACCCTGCATGTGGAATACATGGACACCAAGCGGGTGGAGTTCAACGAACACTACGAGCGGCAGCTCAAGAATATCTACGCCCACAAGTATAAGACCGTGCACCTCGACCTGATCCTGGGCACGGACAACGCCGCCTACGAATTCCTGCGCCGGCACCACGACGAACTCTTTCCGGGCGTCCCGGTAGTCTTTGGCGGCGTGAACTTCTTCCGGCCCGGCCAACTCGAACATTTTCCCCTGTTCACGGGCGTGGCCGAGGTCCTGGACGCCCGGCAAACCATAGATTGCGCCCTCAGGCTCAACCCGGGGACCAGGACCGTATTCGTGGTCAACGACTACACCTGTACGGGGCGGGCCGTGGGCGCCTCCATCCGCGAGCAGCTCCTCGGCCTGACTCCGGCCGTCAACGTGGAATTCTGCAAGAACACCGGGCTGGCCGACATTCTGGACCGCGCGGCCAAACTCCCGCCCGACGCCGTGATCCTGCTCAGCGTCTTCAACCGGGACAATACGGGCCGGTTCTACGACAAGAACGAGGTGGCCAAAGCGGTCTCGGCACGCGCCGCGGTGCCCGTCTACGGCATCCTCGACACGGACCTGGGCCACGGCATCGTCGGCGGCATGCTCTCCAACGGCCAGGACCAAGGCCGGGCCATGGCGCAAATAGCCCTGCACGTGTTGGCTGGAGGTGCCCCGCACGAGATCCCGGTCGTCCAGGGCAGCGTCTACGCCCCCAAGTTCGATTACGCCCAGATCAAACGGTTCGACATCGACCCGGCCCGGCTCCCGGCGGGCAGCACCGTCATCAACCGGCCCGACTCCTTCTACCGCGAGCATTCGGCCATGTTCCTGGGCGTGGGCGGACTCGGCGCCCTGCAATTCCTGATCATCCTGGCCCTGATCCTGAACATCGTTCGCAGACGGCGGGCTGAAAAGGAACTGCGCAACGCCCACCGCACGCTGGAGGAACGCGTCAAGGAGCGGACCAGCGAATTGCGCGAGTCCGAGGAAATCCTGCGAACCATCTTCGACTTCGCCTATGACGCCATCCTCATCCACGACGGGCACGGCCGCATCCTGGAGATCAACCAACGCACCATCGAGATGTTCGGCCTGGAGGATGTGCCCCTCTCGGAAGTCTCCCTGGCCCGGGACCTGTCCAGCCCGGACAACCCCCTGCACACCATGGCCGGGATCATGCGCGAGGTCCTGCGCGGCAAACCCTACAACCTGGAATGGCGCGTACGCCGCTACGGGGAGAGCCGGGAGTTCGACGTGGAAATCCACCTGACCCGGATCACCTACCGGGGCGAAGAGGTCATCCTGGCCAACGTCCGCGACATCTCGGCGCGCAAGGAATCGGAAAACGCCATCCGCCAGAACCTGGTCAAATTCGAGGCCATCCTGGAAAATTCCCTCATGGGCATCGCCATGTCCGTGGGCCACCGCATTGTGACCATCAACCGACAGGGCGCGGAAATCTTCGGCTATACCCCGGAGGAAATCCTGGCCAATTCCCTGGACCTGCTGCTCGGCCACTACCAGACCGAGGACGAGTTCGCCCTGGCGGCCAAGACCGCCCTGGCCGAACGCGGCGAATTCAACACGGAGCAGGCCTTCCGAAGCAGGAACGGCTCCACGATCTGGTGCCGCATGTACGCCAAGACCGTGGACGCCAAGGACCTGTCCAAGGGCGTCATCTGGGCTTGGGACGACGTCACCGAGAACCGCAAGGCCCAGGAGGATCTGCTGCGCACCCGCGAGGACGCCGAAGCCGCCAACCGAGCCAAATCCGAATTCCTGGCCGCCATGAGCCATGAGATCCGCACACCCATGAACGCCATCGTGGGCATGACCGAAATCACCCTGCAAACCGACCTGACCGACAACCAGCGCGACTACCTCAAGACCGTCAAGGACTCGGCCCAGCACCTCCTGTCCATCATCAACGACATCCTCGACCTGTCCAAAATCGAGGCGCAAAAGCTCGAACTCGACAACGTGGACTTCGATCTGCCGTTTCACATACGCACGACCATCAAAGGGCTGGAGATCCAGGCTCGCCAGAAGGGGCTCGACATGGTCCTCGAAATCGGCGAGACCGTGCCCCATTGCGTCAAGGGCGACCCCCTGTCCCTCCGCCAGGTGCTCGTCAACCTGGCGGGCAACGCGATCAAGTTCACCCACCGGGGGACCATCGCCATCCGCGTCCGGCCCGCCGAAGGTCCGGCCCCGGACGAGGTGCGAACCCTGGGCGTGGCCTTTGCCGTGGAGGATACGGGCATCGGCATCCCGCACGAGTTCATGGACTCTATCTTCCAGAGCTTTTCCCAGACCACCCGCGCCTTCGGCGGAACCGGCCTGGGGCTGGCCATCTGCCGGCAGCTCATATCCCTCATGGGCGGCGCCATTTCAGTCGAATCCACCGTGGGCAAGGGCAGCGTCTTCTCCTTCACCGTCTGGTTCGAACCCGGCTTCTCCTGCCCCTTGCCCGTCGAGAGCGACAACCGGCGGCCAGAGGCCCCCGTCCGGCCCGTGCGCGTGCTGGTGGCCGAAGACAACGACGTCAACGTCATGGTCACCACCCTCAAGCTCGAAGACATGGGCTATACCTACGCCGTGGCCAAGACCGGCCTCGAAGTTCTGGACCTGCTCAAGCGCGAGCCCTTCGATCTCATCCTCATGGACATCGAAATGCCGGTGCTCGACGGCATCTCCACCACCAAGGCCATCCGCTCGGCCGTGCCCGGAGGTCCCATCCCGGACCCAAACATCCCCATCATCGGGGTCACGGCTCACGCGCTGAAGGAATTCCGGGACAAGAGCCTGGACGCGGGCATGGACGACTATGTGGCCAAACCCGTGGACTTCCACGAGTTGGCCGTGATCATCAACCGGCTCATCGGGGCCCTGCCTGCGCCTCCGCCGCCGGACGCGGCCACCGCCCGGCCCGAAACCGAACCCCTGGACGCCCTGGCCCCCTGGACTCCGGACGCCGCCATGGAGCACCTCGGCGTGGACGAGGCCATCTTCGCCGACTTTCTGGTCACCGCCAGATCCGAACTCGCCCTGCTGTGCGAGGAACTGGAACAGGCGCTGGGCTCGGGCGACCCGGGCAAGGCCGGAGAACTGGCGGCCACGGCCCAATCCGTGTGCACGGCCGTCGGCGCCAATGCGGCGTCCCTGGCCGCCGCCACCCTGGTCTCGGCCTGCCGGGCGGAGAACGATGCGGACACGGCCTTCGCGCGCTTCCAGGAGGAAGTGCGCAATCTCATGAAAATCATGGACGAATGA
- a CDS encoding VOC family protein yields the protein MHTRLDHIVIAATDMERGVAWAEKTLGVRVPRGGVHETMGTRNHVMRIGEEMFLEVIAINPDGPIPAKPRWFGLDDPFVRERLDRSPAFLAWVVNTDDLDAFLGAAPVSFGQATPISRGELNWRFALPSDGRLLASGMLPYAIQWQAGPHPALAMPDLGCRLLGLDIHHPYPEWLGSVLDAVGPVDMVEVHPLPPMEPPRMTARIDTPEGVRLLETLPGRCGCTPRRDQRAGRLY from the coding sequence ATGCACACCAGACTGGATCACATCGTCATCGCGGCCACGGACATGGAACGCGGCGTGGCCTGGGCCGAAAAGACGCTCGGCGTGCGCGTGCCGCGCGGCGGGGTGCATGAGACCATGGGCACGCGCAACCATGTCATGCGCATCGGCGAGGAAATGTTCCTGGAGGTCATCGCCATCAACCCGGACGGACCGATCCCGGCCAAGCCTCGCTGGTTCGGCCTGGACGATCCCTTCGTGCGCGAGCGGCTGGACCGTTCGCCCGCCTTCCTGGCCTGGGTGGTCAACACCGACGACCTCGACGCCTTTCTGGGCGCGGCCCCGGTGTCCTTCGGCCAGGCCACGCCGATCAGTCGAGGAGAGCTCAATTGGCGATTCGCCCTGCCCTCGGACGGGCGGTTGTTGGCCTCGGGCATGCTGCCCTACGCCATCCAATGGCAGGCCGGGCCCCATCCGGCTTTGGCCATGCCCGACCTCGGGTGCCGCCTGCTCGGCCTGGATATCCACCACCCGTATCCTGAATGGCTCGGCTCCGTCCTGGACGCGGTGGGCCCGGTGGACATGGTCGAGGTGCACCCCCTGCCGCCCATGGAACCGCCGCGCATGACCGCGCGCATCGACACCCCGGAAGGAGTCCGGCTGCTGGAGACCCTGCCCGGCCGGTGCGGCTGCACGCCACGCCGGGACCAACGGGCGGGGCGTCTTTATTAA
- the hcp gene encoding hydroxylamine reductase, with protein sequence MFCYQCEQAAKGGCTKIGVCGKTDSTATLQDLLLYLAKGLAQVACAAREQGIEDAKVNRFTVKAVFSTLTNVNFDDARFVALIDECVSLRDGLKARLSGVAFDGPAALVPARDTAGLVAQGREVGIKNDPEPDPDIKSLKDTLTYGLKGVAAYADHAAILGHEDDGLYAGIQSLLAATLATGLTLEQAVEAGLECGRINIRAMELLDEANTTTYGHPVPTEVKLGPSAGKAILVSGHDLKDLETLLKQTEGKGINIYTHGEMLPCHGYPELHKYPHLAGHYGTAWQNQKKEFAEFPGAILMTTNCIQDPKHYIGNIFTTGLVGWPGAVHVGNDDFTPVIERALALPGFTEDIDKGSVMTGFARNAVLSVADKIIDAVKSGDIRHFFLVGGCDGAKPGRNYYTEFVERAPADTVILTLACGKFRFFDKQLGDIGGIPRLLDVGQCNDAYSAVQIALALAKAFDCGVNDLPLSLVLSWYEQKAVAILLSLLALGIKNIKLGPSLPSFITPNVLNYLVDNYNIAPISTPEADLAEILG encoded by the coding sequence ATGTTTTGTTATCAATGCGAACAAGCCGCCAAGGGCGGTTGCACCAAGATCGGCGTGTGCGGCAAGACCGATTCCACCGCCACCCTCCAGGACCTTCTCCTTTACCTGGCCAAAGGCCTCGCCCAGGTGGCCTGCGCGGCCCGCGAGCAGGGCATTGAGGATGCGAAGGTCAACCGTTTCACCGTCAAGGCGGTCTTTTCCACCCTGACCAACGTAAATTTCGACGACGCCCGGTTCGTTGCCCTGATCGACGAGTGCGTCTCCCTGCGCGACGGGCTCAAGGCCCGGCTGTCCGGCGTGGCTTTCGATGGTCCGGCCGCGCTGGTCCCCGCCCGGGACACCGCCGGCCTGGTGGCCCAGGGCCGGGAGGTCGGCATCAAGAACGACCCCGAGCCCGATCCGGACATCAAGTCCCTGAAGGACACCCTGACCTACGGCCTCAAAGGCGTGGCCGCCTATGCCGACCACGCGGCCATCCTCGGCCATGAGGATGACGGGCTCTATGCCGGGATTCAGTCCCTGCTGGCCGCCACCCTGGCCACGGGCCTGACCCTGGAGCAGGCCGTGGAGGCCGGGCTCGAATGCGGGCGCATCAATATCCGGGCCATGGAGCTCCTGGACGAGGCCAATACCACCACCTACGGCCATCCCGTGCCCACCGAGGTCAAGCTCGGCCCGAGCGCGGGCAAGGCGATCCTGGTCTCGGGCCACGACCTCAAGGACCTTGAGACCCTGCTCAAGCAGACCGAAGGCAAGGGCATCAACATCTACACCCACGGCGAAATGCTCCCCTGTCACGGCTATCCCGAACTGCACAAGTACCCGCACCTGGCCGGGCACTACGGCACCGCCTGGCAGAACCAGAAGAAGGAGTTCGCCGAGTTCCCGGGGGCCATCCTGATGACCACCAACTGCATCCAGGACCCCAAACACTATATCGGGAACATCTTCACCACCGGCCTTGTGGGCTGGCCCGGCGCGGTCCATGTGGGCAATGACGATTTCACCCCGGTCATCGAGCGGGCGCTTGCCCTGCCTGGATTTACCGAGGATATCGATAAGGGATCGGTCATGACCGGATTCGCTCGCAACGCCGTCCTGTCCGTGGCCGACAAGATCATCGACGCGGTCAAGTCCGGCGACATCCGCCACTTCTTCCTGGTGGGCGGCTGTGACGGCGCCAAGCCCGGCCGCAACTACTACACCGAGTTCGTGGAGCGCGCCCCGGCCGACACGGTCATCCTGACGCTCGCCTGCGGCAAGTTCCGCTTCTTCGACAAGCAGCTCGGCGACATCGGCGGCATTCCGCGCCTGCTCGACGTGGGGCAGTGCAACGACGCCTATTCCGCGGTCCAGATCGCCCTGGCCCTGGCCAAGGCCTTCGACTGCGGGGTCAACGACCTGCCTCTGTCCCTGGTCCTTTCCTGGTACGAGCAGAAGGCCGTGGCCATCCTCCTTTCCCTGCTGGCCCTGGGCATCAAGAACATCAAGCTCGGCCCTTCCCTGCCGTCCTTCATTACCCCCAACGTCCTCAATTACCTGGTGGACAACTACAACATCGCCCCCATCTCCACTCCCGAGGCCGATCTGGCCGAAATCCTGGGCTGA
- a CDS encoding cupin domain-containing protein produces MKNIRYTDVDPVEMKVAGPGVTGRVVIGKADDDVNFCMRVIELEPGAQIPPHSHPWEHQQFYHAGTGYAVVNGEKADLGPGSVVYVAPDEEHHVVNTGDIPMVLICLIPKGIPEI; encoded by the coding sequence ATGAAGAATATACGCTATACGGATGTGGACCCCGTGGAGATGAAAGTGGCCGGACCGGGTGTGACGGGGCGGGTGGTCATCGGCAAGGCCGACGACGATGTGAATTTCTGCATGCGGGTCATTGAATTGGAGCCCGGCGCGCAGATTCCTCCACACTCCCACCCGTGGGAGCATCAACAGTTTTATCATGCGGGCACCGGCTATGCGGTCGTAAACGGCGAGAAGGCCGACCTCGGCCCCGGCAGCGTCGTCTACGTGGCCCCGGACGAGGAGCATCACGTGGTCAATACCGGCGACATCCCCATGGTCCTCATCTGTCTCATCCCCAAAGGCATCCCCGAGATCTAG
- a CDS encoding HD domain-containing phosphohydrolase — protein MSMDYLDGRDDAVLTILKITDEVNQLKDVDTILDKILYESRRFSGADAGSIFLVEDGRLIFGYVQNDTLFKTEAANSALYQNFGIPISEESIVGYVAKTRQNLVIDDAYELDPTLPFSFNKSFDEKSGFRTTSMLTIPLIAQESRLVGVLQLINAKNESGAVVPFSDEAKTYIPLFCNNASVAIERGIMNRELILRMMQMAELRDPAETGAHVQRVGAYCAEIYGTWAARRGHSGKEIKGIRDNLRLAAMLHDVGKVGISDAILKKPAKLTNEEYDIMKWHTVYGARLFRNQTSELDRMSMEIALCHHEKWAAPGYPSIPLDQVWAKAPDLGGAPLNGEAIPLTARICAVADVYDALASPRSYKDPFPDEKCLGILEKDAGTHFDPEIVEIFFEIFDVIKAIRVKWAETPRT, from the coding sequence ATGAGCATGGATTACCTTGACGGCCGCGACGATGCGGTTCTGACGATTCTCAAGATTACGGACGAGGTCAACCAACTCAAGGACGTGGACACCATCCTTGACAAGATCCTCTATGAGTCCAGGCGGTTTTCCGGCGCGGACGCCGGGTCCATCTTCCTGGTGGAGGACGGGCGGCTGATCTTCGGCTATGTCCAGAACGACACGCTGTTCAAGACCGAGGCCGCCAACTCCGCCCTGTATCAGAATTTCGGCATCCCCATCAGCGAAGAGTCCATCGTCGGCTACGTGGCCAAGACCCGGCAGAATCTGGTCATCGACGACGCCTACGAACTCGACCCGACCCTTCCGTTTTCCTTCAATAAATCCTTTGACGAAAAGTCCGGTTTCCGGACCACCAGCATGCTGACCATTCCGCTCATCGCCCAGGAGAGCCGTCTGGTCGGGGTTCTGCAACTGATCAACGCCAAGAACGAGTCCGGCGCGGTGGTGCCTTTTTCCGACGAGGCCAAAACCTACATTCCGCTTTTCTGCAACAATGCCTCCGTGGCCATCGAGCGCGGCATCATGAACCGTGAACTCATCCTGCGCATGATGCAGATGGCCGAGTTGCGTGACCCCGCGGAAACCGGGGCCCACGTCCAGCGGGTGGGCGCGTACTGCGCCGAAATCTACGGCACCTGGGCCGCCCGCCGGGGCCATTCGGGCAAGGAGATAAAGGGCATCCGGGACAACCTGCGCCTGGCCGCCATGCTCCACGACGTGGGCAAGGTCGGCATCTCGGACGCCATCCTCAAGAAGCCCGCCAAGCTGACCAACGAGGAATACGACATCATGAAATGGCATACGGTCTACGGGGCTCGGCTCTTCAGGAACCAGACCTCGGAGCTGGACCGCATGTCCATGGAGATCGCTCTGTGCCACCATGAGAAGTGGGCGGCGCCGGGCTACCCCTCCATCCCCCTGGACCAGGTCTGGGCCAAGGCCCCGGATCTCGGCGGCGCGCCCTTGAACGGCGAAGCCATCCCCCTGACCGCGCGCATCTGCGCGGTAGCCGACGTGTATGACGCCCTGGCGTCGCCCCGGTCGTACAAGGATCCCTTCCCGGATGAGAAGTGCCTGGGAATCCTGGAAAAGGACGCGGGCACGCATTTCGATCCGGAGATTGTGGAAATCTTTTTCGAGATTTTCGACGTCATCAAGGCAATCCGCGTCAAGTGGGCGGAGACCCCGAGGACATGA